A window of the Streptomyces luomodiensis genome harbors these coding sequences:
- a CDS encoding zf-HC2 domain-containing protein translates to MTARTHHHHPGHDAVGAYALGVLDEADAARFEEHLAGCAPCGRRLDELTGLEPLLAALAADVPGIHGSPGRTQLTGHTPHAFSATPGAIETLTARPGPAVFHRMAGEVAASRAKRRRRGLYLVAAAAALIVGGPLGTVAVTSGGGSDSSVSAAAGERGLFERMPDKVRGTDPDTEVDAAVALEDRMWGTDAVLRLKNVKGPLDCSLIAISRDGREQTMTTWSVPTWGYGIEDSPKAAAREPLWAHGGAAMKRADIERLEVRTNEGKRLISLDA, encoded by the coding sequence ATGACAGCGCGGACGCATCACCACCACCCGGGACACGACGCCGTCGGCGCGTATGCGCTCGGCGTGCTCGACGAGGCGGACGCCGCCCGGTTCGAGGAGCATCTGGCCGGCTGCGCCCCGTGCGGACGGCGGCTGGACGAGCTGACCGGCCTGGAACCCCTGCTGGCCGCGCTGGCCGCCGACGTCCCCGGAATCCACGGCAGCCCCGGGCGGACCCAGCTCACCGGCCACACCCCGCATGCCTTCAGCGCCACCCCGGGCGCCATCGAGACCCTCACCGCGCGCCCCGGCCCCGCCGTGTTCCACCGCATGGCGGGCGAGGTCGCCGCGTCCCGCGCCAAGCGGCGGCGGCGCGGTCTGTACCTGGTCGCGGCGGCGGCCGCCCTGATCGTCGGCGGTCCGCTCGGCACCGTCGCGGTCACCTCCGGCGGCGGCTCGGACAGCTCCGTCTCGGCCGCGGCCGGCGAGCGCGGCCTCTTCGAGCGGATGCCGGACAAGGTGCGGGGCACCGACCCGGACACCGAGGTGGACGCGGCGGTCGCGCTGGAGGACAGGATGTGGGGCACCGACGCCGTGCTCAGGCTGAAGAACGTCAAAGGCCCCCTGGACTGCAGCCTGATCGCGATCTCCAGGGACGGCCGTGAGCAGACGATGACGACCTGGTCCGTGCCCACGTGGGGATACGGCATCGAGGACAGCCCCAAGGCGGCCGCGAGAGAGCCGCTGTGGGCCCACGGCGGCGCGGCGATGAAGCGCGCCGACATCGAACGTCTCGAGGTCCGTACGAACGAGGGAAAGCGCCTGATCTCCCTGGACGCCTGA
- a CDS encoding RNA polymerase sigma factor has translation MADPDAHQQRMFAQYVLPEVEVLLRVAMSLTAQRADAEDLVQDTLLRAYRAVGRFDGRHPRAWLLTIMRHAEVSRRRQRRPRLLDDPDTDLERLVPARGATPEELVVDTTFDEAVDAAFTALPLRDQQVVRLVHVDGLSYAEAAQVLDVPKGTVMSRLHRARKRIRSRLLAAGVESERGGA, from the coding sequence GTGGCTGACCCGGACGCCCATCAGCAGCGCATGTTCGCTCAGTATGTGTTGCCGGAGGTCGAGGTGCTGCTGCGCGTGGCCATGTCACTGACCGCCCAGCGGGCCGACGCCGAGGATCTCGTACAGGACACGCTCCTACGGGCCTACCGGGCGGTCGGCCGTTTCGACGGGAGACATCCGCGGGCCTGGCTGCTGACGATCATGCGGCATGCGGAGGTCAGCCGGCGCCGCCAGCGCCGGCCCCGGCTGCTCGACGATCCGGACACCGACCTGGAGCGGCTGGTGCCCGCCCGGGGCGCGACACCGGAGGAACTGGTGGTCGACACGACGTTCGACGAGGCCGTGGACGCCGCGTTCACGGCACTTCCGCTGAGGGACCAGCAGGTGGTGCGGCTGGTGCATGTGGACGGGCTGTCGTACGCGGAGGCCGCACAGGTGCTGGACGTCCCCAAGGGGACGGTGATGAGCAGGCTGCACCGGGCGCGCAAGCGGATCCGGAGCCGACTGCTGGCCGCGGGAGTGGAATCGGAGCGAGGTGGCGCATGA
- a CDS encoding zf-HC2 domain-containing protein — protein MSRWTWWRTTRTAPITRTAQATTERRRTTRCPVGAPMLQSYLDGELDAPAAARVRAHVAECHRCARELAVYQRIGEALAARGATDEAVLDRLRDFAESLAERESRERGADPMPGAEPVPAADPVPRTETVPGAEAVPRTEPAPRTDSMPRTEAVPAADPVPRTEPVPGTETVPGTAPGAERDADQGAVHKAGG, from the coding sequence ATGAGCAGATGGACATGGTGGCGGACCACGCGGACCGCGCCGATCACCCGAACCGCACAGGCGACCACCGAGCGGCGCCGGACCACCCGGTGTCCCGTGGGCGCGCCGATGCTCCAGTCGTATCTGGACGGGGAGCTGGATGCGCCGGCCGCCGCCCGGGTGCGGGCCCATGTGGCCGAGTGCCACCGCTGCGCCCGGGAGCTCGCCGTCTACCAGCGCATCGGCGAGGCGCTGGCCGCCCGCGGGGCGACGGACGAGGCGGTGCTGGACCGGCTCAGGGACTTCGCGGAGTCCCTCGCGGAGCGGGAGAGCCGGGAGCGGGGAGCGGACCCGATGCCGGGGGCGGAGCCGGTGCCGGCGGCGGACCCGGTGCCGAGGACGGAGACGGTGCCGGGGGCGGAGGCGGTGCCGAGGACGGAGCCGGCGCCGAGGACGGACTCGATGCCGAGGACGGAGGCGGTGCCGGCGGCAGACCCGGTGCCGAGGACGGAGCCGGTGCCGGGGACGGAGACGGTCCCCGGGACGGCGCCGGGGGCGGAGCGGGATGCGGATCAGGGCGCGGTGCACAAGGCCGGAGGCTGA
- a CDS encoding glycoside hydrolase family 5 protein, with the protein MNSPMDQNNAPTTETKRAPRPQRLRFGIAAAVVAAAAVGGTVTAFAVNNDGPAGAATTTASEAKATGAGADGPLSTKKGDIVDENGKKVVLTGVNWFGFETGTYAPHGLWTRNWESMLDQMAKQGFNTMRLPYSNEMFKSSAKPNGIDFKKNPDLKGLTPQQIMDKIVKGATDRGIRVILDQHRPDQYGQSELWYSQSLSEKQWLDDWVKLAKRYKNNDRVIGADLHNEPRGQATWGDGNPKTDWQLAATKAGDAIHKVNKNWLIFVEGTDRFKDEQFWWGGDLQGVKKHPVKLKEPNKVVYSAHDYGPGVYNQNWFMAKDFPKNMPAIWEKHWAYIKKQNIAPLLLGEFGGKKTAGKSSEAVWQNALMDYLKKNGISYTYWTWNPDSGDTGGVLKNDWKTIDKNKMKMLSKYQTPLLEAKKGK; encoded by the coding sequence ATGAATTCCCCCATGGACCAGAACAACGCCCCGACCACCGAGACCAAGCGCGCGCCGCGCCCGCAGCGTCTCCGCTTCGGTATCGCGGCGGCCGTCGTCGCTGCTGCTGCCGTGGGTGGCACCGTCACCGCTTTCGCGGTGAACAACGATGGCCCGGCCGGTGCGGCCACCACCACCGCCTCCGAGGCCAAGGCCACCGGTGCGGGTGCTGACGGTCCGCTGTCGACCAAGAAGGGCGACATCGTTGACGAGAACGGCAAGAAGGTCGTCCTGACCGGTGTGAACTGGTTCGGCTTCGAGACCGGGACCTACGCGCCGCACGGCCTGTGGACCCGTAACTGGGAGTCGATGCTGGACCAGATGGCCAAGCAGGGCTTCAACACCATGCGCCTGCCGTACTCGAACGAGATGTTCAAGTCGTCGGCCAAGCCCAACGGCATCGACTTCAAGAAGAACCCCGATCTGAAGGGTCTCACCCCCCAGCAGATCATGGACAAGATCGTCAAGGGTGCCACCGACCGCGGCATCCGGGTGATCCTGGACCAGCACCGTCCGGACCAGTACGGCCAGAGTGAGCTGTGGTACTCCCAGAGCCTGTCCGAGAAGCAGTGGCTGGACGACTGGGTCAAGCTGGCCAAGCGCTACAAGAACAACGACCGGGTGATCGGCGCCGACCTGCACAATGAGCCGCGTGGCCAGGCCACGTGGGGCGACGGCAACCCGAAGACCGACTGGCAGCTGGCGGCCACCAAGGCCGGTGACGCCATCCACAAGGTCAACAAGAACTGGCTGATCTTCGTCGAGGGCACCGACCGCTTCAAGGACGAGCAGTTCTGGTGGGGCGGCGACCTCCAGGGTGTGAAGAAGCACCCGGTGAAGCTCAAGGAGCCGAACAAGGTCGTCTACTCGGCCCACGACTACGGTCCGGGCGTCTACAACCAGAACTGGTTCATGGCGAAGGACTTCCCGAAGAACATGCCGGCCATCTGGGAGAAGCACTGGGCGTACATCAAGAAGCAGAACATCGCCCCGCTGCTGCTCGGTGAGTTCGGTGGTAAGAAGACCGCCGGCAAGAGCTCCGAGGCCGTCTGGCAGAACGCCCTGATGGACTACCTGAAGAAGAACGGGATCAGCTACACCTACTGGACCTGGAACCCGGACTCGGGTGACACCGGCGGTGTGCTGAAGAACGACTGGAAGACCATCGACAAGAACAAGATGAAGATGCTGTCCAAGTACCAGACGCCTCTGCTGGAGGCGAAGAAGGGGAAGTAA
- a CDS encoding DNA-binding response regulator, which produces MHRVLVVEHHPLVLSALADLVVEEPGLELSGIAGSAREAISLAHHMRPDVVLIDVDEPSWRAQRLDRLIGELLPSARIVRLTAVSDPQMECLESPTKIPSILKTAVPEFLRSITE; this is translated from the coding sequence ATGCACAGAGTTCTCGTCGTGGAGCACCACCCACTGGTGTTGAGTGCTCTCGCCGATCTCGTAGTCGAGGAGCCCGGACTGGAGCTGTCCGGCATCGCTGGATCGGCCCGAGAAGCAATTTCTCTGGCCCATCACATGCGACCGGATGTGGTGCTGATCGACGTGGATGAGCCCAGTTGGCGAGCGCAGCGGCTGGACCGCCTGATCGGTGAACTCCTACCGTCCGCGCGGATTGTCCGGCTGACCGCAGTCTCCGACCCGCAGATGGAATGTCTGGAATCTCCGACGAAAATCCCCAGCATCCTCAAGACCGCAGTACCCGAATTCCTCAGGAGCATCACCGAATGA